The genomic region ctacagatgcacaatcgagagcatcctgtcgggctgtatcaccgactggtacggcaactgctccgcccacaaccgtaaggctctccagagggtagtgaggtctgcacaacgcatcaccgggggcaaactacctgccctccaggacacctataccacccgatgtcacaggaaggccataaagatcatcaaggacaacaaccacccgagccactgcctgttcaccccgctatcatccagaaggcgaggtcagtacaggtgcatcaaagcagggaccgagagactaaaaaacagcttctatctcaaggccatcagactgttaaacagccaccactaacattgagtggctgttgccaacacactgactcaactccagccactttaatgatgGGAATTGatttaaaatatatcactagccactttaaacaatgctacttaatataatgtttacataccctacattatttatctcatatgtatacgtatatactgtactctatatcatctactgcatctttatgtaatacatgtatcactagccacgttgaactatgccactttgtttacatactcacctcatatgtatatactgtactcgataccatcttttgcatcttgcctatgccgctctgtaccatcactcattcatatatctttatgtacatattctttatccctttacacttgtgtgtataaggtagtagttttggaattgttagctagattactcgttggttattactgcattgtcggaactagaagcacaagcatttcgctacactcacattaacatctgctaaccatgtgtatgtgacaaataaaatttgatttgatttgatatatcaTGGGCAGGATAGGCTCTAACAATGAGTATTCCTACAACACCTACAACAGTATCATtggtaaattgtgactgactgactgatctacaaataataacgagtagttatttatgatgcaaggttCTTTGTAGATCAATAAGTCAGAGGTCGCCTTCACTTTCGGCTGCAATGTCGAACAAACCCAAAGTGTCACTTACTACATCATCATGATGATGCAAAATGGatcatcatgatgatgtggcTGGTGACACTTTACTTCTcgaaagtccaatatcttgaaaacttgactgctggcacgcaaaacattttgggactgttccCCAAACTGTATGTCATTGTGTATTTGCATTTAGACAATCATTAAAATGTAGGTTGTTTCTTACATGGTTTTCCCAATCCATAGGCTAAATGAGAGGATCACGACGCCCTCCCTAGCCTCAGTGGCTATGGGTTGGGACAGGGTTCCATGCAGACTAAACAGCAGAGGGGGATGCTCCTTTGGGACTTCTTTCACCATAACATGTGGTATGTGTTGGCATATCTATATTTTCATTCAGTGCCATTTTCAATGTGAAGTCTGAAGTTGATAATATACTGTGACAAATGGCACAGCTGTGTATTTTGGATCAAGCATACATTCATGTTAAAAATGTAAAAACTTATTTGAGATGGGTGTCCCTTCCACAGGactgttgagctaacgtaggctaatgcgattagcatgaggttgtaagtatcaagaacattttccaggacatagatatatctgatattggcagaaagcttcaattcttgttaatctaactgcgctgtccaatttacagtagctattacagtgaaagaataccattatattgtttgaggagagtgcattttgaattttgaacatgaaaagttattaataaacatatTAGttacatttgggcagtcttgttacaacattttgaacagcaatgcaatggttcattgaatcagtctaaaactttgcacatacactgctgccatctagtgcataaaatctaaattgcacctgggctggaataattcATTAAAAGCCTttatcttgcatttcaaagataatGGTACAAAAACCATCTTCTTCTTTGTGtaatcttttaccagatctattctgttatattctcctacattcctttcacatttccacaaagttccaagtgttttctttcaaatggtaccaagaaaatgcatatctttgcttcagggcctgagctatgggcagttagatttgggtatgtcgtTATAGGCGAAAATGGGAAAAAAGGGGCGTATCCTTAAGAGGTTGTGAAATGGTCTgaggaagaaaaagaaaaagcCAGACGAGAATACACATTCTATTAGAAGAGCAAGGTAACCCTTTCTAAACTTCCTAGCAAATTCTGTTCTTAATTTTGATTGTATGAAAACTAATAATTATGTAGTATTTGTTCTTCCTACCCACTCAGGCAAATATGACATAGACGCCTGTAAATACTGAGACAGGTTTTATGAGATGCACCAGGACAAGTTCTTTAAAGATCGCAAGTGGCTGTTCTTGGAGTTCCGAGAGCTTCTTTCTTTAGGGCCAGAGAGCAGTGCTACTGAGGAAAGACAGTGTGGGCTGCGGGCCCCATGCCCAGAGCCTGGTGTGTCCTGCAGGGACACAGAGATGGGGCAGCATGCATCCACTCACCAGCACATAGATCCACAGACAAGTGATTGCCAACAGTCCTGTAACCAAGATGGGAGTGACACTGCAGTGGCTGCAAGGCAGACCAGCTCTTTCCCAGGCGAACATGCAACTTTCAGGATCTTATAGACATTTTCATCTAGCTTTAATCCCTCATCCACTACACAGTTCAAATATTATGTAGTTAGAATAAATGGTAAGATGCATGAACTCTTGTAACCTGTGTTGATTTCACTGGCTCAGTAGGAGTCAAGTTTCTATTTTGACAGAATGTCATTTGTCATATGTTGTATGTGGGGCTGGTAACAGTGTGTTTCCTATTGTCAGCTCTATTAAGTACAACATTATAcatattttatccagtctaaatTACGTATTTTATACACTCTGATCAGAAAAATGTATTGATGCATGATGTCAAACTGAGTCTGTGGGGTTAAATGGTTGTCTTTTCTTACTCATTTACGAATAAGTTTGTCTTTGTTGTTGGCAAATGTTTTGATATTGCAGACCACCTGTGCTAAAGCATGATGTCATCTTACATAGAATATTTTGTCCAGAGGGCTTGGCAAGCCTAGGGGAGGAAAATAATGAGGATGAAGTGTTTAACCTTGACCTGCATGCATAATCCTATGAATGACTCTTGAATTATATGGAGTGTATGTAATCTGATAGCAAATATATTAGTCCCTCAGTCTATCTGCCTGGTGTGTGATTAAGAGCAATTTGATCAGTAAATatttactgactactacagaatGCCAATCGACTAAATTTACGTGTCATTATACAATTAAATATTGTATCACTACTCCATTTTGTTTTGGTGTTTGTTGTGAAAATGATATGAAATTAACCTGACAAGTTCCCTCTATGTTGTTGCTGTCTTGCAGAGACAGGGGCATTCTTATACTGCTGGTACTTTAGCCCCACTCTatctgtaatgaatactcagggagaaaaaaggtgtagattcacggGCAGAGGCCGGCAGGGGTTAATTTTGCCTTtgcagaaggcaggaatcgtggtcacaggcaggcaatggtcatacacaggtaggcaaacaaGCAGGCGAATCAAAACTAGGACTTAAGGCTATAACTGGTTCTTACAAACAAGCTAGGAAATGGCTTCGTAGAGTCAAAACGAACAATGCCTAAAAATGCACAAAgagaatgaactgaactaaataaggagctgcTGAGACCAGttgagtaactaacacaggtgaaatcaataaacaaaaatgaaagacagggctacgttcaagaacacaaagaaacagaacacaaggttgactaagaaaataaatacagaaccttacacTGTCCAGCTGGTCAAGGTAAGATACAATTTTCCAAACAAGTGAGATTCATACAATCAAACATTGGAAATTACGTCATTACAAACAGATTGAAATATGGTTGAAGTTACATTGTTACAAAAACGTTCAAATCTGCTTGAAATTACATCACGACAAACAGGCATTTTTCACATATTGTGATTATCCTTCTCTACCCCAAATGTCTGCTATCACACCTTTCTTGCTTTGATGCCTGGTGGACATTTGATGCTCTTGCAATGGACTGTCTTTTATCAAATGGCCATGATCAGCAGTCCAGGCATTATTGTACAGAATCCTTCAGTGCAAAACGGCGCTGAGAGATGCAGAACAGAGCAATCTACCAGGAACAGACAGTGTGTCCTCATTAGAGGTTGTTAGATTTATCCTTATCTGTTGCCAGTTGCTTTGCAATTTATGGGGTGCAATTCTTTCCAAGATTAAGAGCTTAACATGATGTTGCTCAATTAATGCAATCTACTCATGAAACACTAGGAAACGGCTAGTTTGTTCACATTGCTAATTCTATTGCCGGTTGAGTAACTACCTCATAATAGCTAAATTATCTCAATCTTTCAGACTACACTGTAATGTACTGGTGTGTTTATGGGTGCCTTCAGTTATATGCACCTTTTAGTGGTGATTTAGTCTAAGGTCTTGCCACTACAgagtcattttttggggggttgtaCTTCAGTTTCCATAGCAACTCCTCTTGAGACTTGCAGTAAAATGATCTGTCTGCAGGTTTTGAAGAGCACTTTTAACCTGGGAATGGTAATGCCTTTTTCAGCTACTGTAATAAATAAGTGAATAATAGTTTTTTATTCAAAATTGCTTACATTAAACATGGCTGTTTTTCTTCTAAGGATGAAAATAATGAATTTTCCCATAATGCCTAATCTGTGGGTTTATGTAACTATACTGTAGGACTGTAGGTCTTTGATGAGCTTGTCAGTACATTCAGGAGCATATTTTTCTGCATTTCAATTAGGTTTGAATTAAGCAAGAATTTTTGCTTATCCAAATTGCCATCATAAGAGCTCAACAAGTAGGTTTTTAAGTTATCCACTACATTTAACCAATGAATGAGTTGAATTGTAACATATCGATGTGACGAGGTGGACTCCTTTCCCTTCCTTTCACTGAGCCTGGATGTTATTCTGCTGATCTTCGTGCTCTTCTCCATTCACCTGAGTGGTAGGTGAAGGTTAGGAGACAAAGGCAGGAGCGCTCACTCCCATCATTCCCATTCACTCCCATCACCTGCCAGCCCCCCACCCaaaccccccatccctccccctttccctatactttgtctgaatgtccttactaacccaaccccctccaccctccaaaaACAGGCCCTCTAAAGacgtccgcatgcttcccagaCTAAACATTATTTTCCATAGTTCTGGAGTACACTCAAAAAAATTGGGGGTccaacaagggttcttctaagATCCTAAAAGTTCCTTGAAGAACCTTGGGATTCTTGGCTCCCAAAGGAGGTGGGGTTCATTGAGGAACCTCCTGGGGTTTTTTGAaggaacctaactgcccaactgaaacatttggatttgaaatgacagCAGGTGCAGAGACTTAACTGAAAAAAAAGATCTCCTCAAGGTTTCTCCCTTGTATGATCTAAATTGATATTGTTTTATGATTATACCATATATATTTTCATATTTGCACAAATGGCAGTGTTTTTGACACTTTCTCCCTTTGAAAATGATTtctaaaacagaaaatggacacaattTAATGGATATCAACCAACAAAGAGGTGTAAGAATATGTGTAAGAATATGTTAGTCTGcagtatgtgttagtatgtgtaaGAATATGTAAGAATATGATAGTCTGCAGGTATACTGCAGGTATACTGACCAGGAGGCACACAAAGGCATGTACAATTGGTATTGGTATGTTGTGCAGATACTATCAATCATCTACAGTTAATTATAGTTTCTCTTTAAAACCTTCTAGAACTCAGTCACAGCAGCCTCCCTTACCTCTTCAATTAAATGAAAATCAAAGAGGCCTCTGCATTATACATTATACATAGACTACcgtttaaaagtttggggtcacttagaaatgtccttgatttTGAGAGAAAAtgacattttttgtccattaaaataacataaaattgatcagaattaCAGGATCTATTAAAAGGGGTCTTTTGAAGGACCAtgcagtttacagaggagtatagagtgcagtgatggcaaatctgatggccgaatgataaaaaacatctagccgctcgagagcacccttacctgccaatctacaAATTACGTCACTGTAATCTAACATGGGTAGGATGGTTAGTTTGGGTTcatttggcagctggggtgaaagaggagcgattacgatagaggaaacaaagtctagatttaactttagcatgcagctttgatatgtgctgagagaaggacactGTACCGTCTATCCATaatcccaagtacttgtatgaggtgactatctcaagctctaaaccctcagatgtagtaatcacacctctggggagaggggcattcttcttaccaaaccacatgacctttgttttggaggtgttcagaacaaggttcaGGGGAGAGAAGcttttgttgtagagcatttaacacacaATCCGGGGAAGGGCCATAAGTATAAGACTGTaacatctgcatataaatggatgataGAGCTTGtttactgtcaggatttggccagggttgttccggtttttggtcactagatgcccccattgtgctttttgaccttttgctttcccttgatccccattattatttgcacctgtgcctctttttccctgattgtatttaaacccttagtttccctcagttctttgctctgtgtttgtatgttagcacccagccctagtattctgtgtactcttgttgatcccggtggacgctcttgtggaattctgttttttgttcttgtttatttatttttgagtatcttttgaggctttttatgctttacctaccaccttgtggatttacctttttgtcttggaggattaccttgtggattaccttgttcttgtggaattccttttgaggttgtggagttacatgttttcctgaaggacttcactttttactttattaaatacaccgtctcaagtactgctgtgtctgcctcatcttctgggttctgctgactatttgtggctcagttggttaagtgactgtttctcactccggagacccgggtttgtAACCAGGTCCTGACAGTTTACTGCCTATGCTatattgttgatgtaaattgagaagagtgtggggcctaggatcgagccttggggtacagcAGTGGCTGAGATAACaaatgttctgactttatacactgcactctttgagagaagtagttagcaaaccaggtcaAAGACCCCTCAGACACCAATACTCGTTAGCCGGCCTACAAGAATGGAATGTTTtaccatatcaaaagctttggccaagtcaataaaaatatcaGCACAACCTTGCTTTGAATCAAGGACAGTGGTGACATCACTGATGACTTTGAAGGTTGCAGttacacatccataacctgagcggaaactaGATTGCGTACCAGAGAGAATAgcatagacatcaagaaagccagtcagttgattattgaggttttttaacacttttgataaacaaggGCGAAATAGAAATAGACTTAACAGTTAGGATCAGGTTGATCTCCCCCTTAAAATAAAGGAcgcaccgtggctgccttccaagcaatgggaatctccccagagaggagagaccggtTAAAAAAGGTCAGAGAAAGGCTTGgcaatgataggggcagcaaccttaaagaagaaagggtctaaaccatctgccCATCTGATGTTTTtggggggtcaagtttaaggagctcctttagcacctcagactcagtgactgcctgcagggagcgtggcagggggaaaagagggaggatcATCGGGggtagtcacattagaaggggtgggagatgaggaaatgttggatgggcaaggaggcatgaCTTAGTCAAATATGAATTTTGACataatgaagtggtgatttaaaaagctcagccatgtgcttcttgtcagtaacaaccacatcatcaactttaagtgacatgggcagctgtgaggaggagggtttattctccaggtcttaaACCATTTTTCAGAACTTCTGGGGTtaaacccacagagagagaactgctccttatagtaactaactttggccttccggatagcctgagtgcacttatttctcaatTGCTCAACGAGAGCCAATTATTTCTCAATTGCTCtcaacgagagccagtcagcctgagtatgcgtgtgcatTTCTTGAGGTGgtgtaactctgcaagatcacaaTCAAGacgggctgaacctgtttttaattcaaattttctttatgggggaagtgtttgttaacaatactaCTGAAAATATTAAAAAAGAAGGTCTaagcgtcttcgacagaggggatcaatcTGATTCTATAtcaatttacagaggccaggtcatgaaggaaggcttgctcattaaagttttttagcaagtgtctatgacaaattaggacaggtcgtttcactgagcagccattacgaacacaggctgtaaaacagtgatcactaaggtcattacagaaaacaccagactgattatttgtgaggataacatcgaggagagtagccttttctgggtatTTGGAGTCATACtctgtgggattggtaataatccgAGAAAGATTTaaggagtcccattgctttaagACTTGGTCAAGTGGTTTaattaagcatgtcccagtttaggttacctagcaggacaaattcagtcTTACTGTAAAGGGCCAGGAGAGAACTTTGGGCAgttagggtacaggccggtgctgatggaggacaataaaacacccagcaacagtcaacaaagagctatttgaaagtttaatgccaaatcaaattgtttggggacagacttggtggagacaactgagcactgaaggtgatccttggtaaagattgccactcccccaaTTTTGGACGATCTGTCTTGCCAGAAAAGGTTCTAACCAGAATggtttaatttgtatttatttatttaacctttatttaactaggcaaatcagttaagaagaaattcttatttacaatgacggcctaggaacagtgggttaactgccttgttcaggggcagaatgacatattttttaccttgtccgctcagggatttgatctagcaacctttcagttactggcccaatggtctaaccactagggtacctgcctcccCAGAaaaaaggttaacatcagtattcaaaacactcttccttaaccaagtctcagtaatgaccaacacatctgtattggagctgtgaacccacactttcaattgatc from Oncorhynchus masou masou isolate Uvic2021 chromosome 29, UVic_Omas_1.1, whole genome shotgun sequence harbors:
- the mettl8 gene encoding LOW QUALITY PROTEIN: mRNA N(3)-methylcytidine methyltransferase METTL8 (The sequence of the model RefSeq protein was modified relative to this genomic sequence to represent the inferred CDS: inserted 3 bases in 3 codons; substituted 1 base at 1 genomic stop codon); translation: MRGSRRXSLASVAMGWDRVPCRLNSRGGXLLWDFFHHNMWYVVKWSEEEKEKARRXIHILLEEQGKYDIDACKYXDRFYEMHQDKFFKDRKWLFLEFRELLSLGPESSATEERQCGLRAPCPEPGVSCRDTEMGQHASTHQHIDPQTSDCQQSCNQDGSDTAVAARQTSSFPGEHATFRILECHLSYVVCGAGNSVFPIVSSIKYNIIHILSSLNYVFYTL